The Deltaproteobacteria bacterium genome includes the window TGGCATAGGCAGTGACTGGCCACTAACTTATGACGAGCTCGAACCTTACTATGGCGAGGCAGAGCGGATAATGCTTATAAGTGGTGATTCAGAGAGATCTCCATTTAGGCGGAGTACTCCTTATCCGCAGCGTGCACACAGATTTAACAATGTCGATAAGCTGATCCTAAAAGAATATCCGGATAACTTCTATTGCATGCCATCGGCTAGGCCGAGAGCTTTTAGCGATAAGCGAGCTAAATGTTGCGCATCGTCTGTCTGCAATCTCTGTCCGATAGATGCAAAGTTTACAGTGCTAAACGAGTTAGCTCATTTGTATTTTGATTCAGCTACAAAATTAGAGCTCTCCTCGCAAGCAATTAGTCTGGACATTGAAAACAATACAGCAAAACAAATTCGCTATTTGCAAGCGGGTCGAGAGAAAACGGCTAGAGCGGAAATCTTTGCACTTGGATGCAATCCTATATTTAACTCCCAAATTTTATTGGCGTCTAGCATTAATAATCCGCTGATAGGACGCGGCATCAGCGAGCAGATGACCGTAAGTTGCGACGTGCTTTTGGATGGCGTAAAAAATTTTGACGGCAGCTCAGCTCTTACTGGGCATGGCTACATGTTTTACGACGGCGAGCATCGACGGAGTCGAGCCGCTTGCCTCTTGCAGACACAAAACATTCCAAAGATTCGCCTACAACGCGGTAAGTACACAGAGCGCGCCACTTTTAAATTCCTATTTGAAGATCTACCTCAGGCAGACAATTTCGTTAAATTATCAGATGAGGTCGGCAAGCCAAGCGTTCACTTTGCTAATTATTCGACCTACGCGATTCAGAGCCTAGCTCATATCAAGAGTATTTTCGAAAAAGCCTTTTCTAGCCTTCCCATTGAGTCGTATAACTTTTCAGAACCACTTCCTACCGACGGTCACATTTTGGGAACCGCGCCAATGGGAGAGAATTTAGAAACATCTGTAGTTGACAGGCAGCAGTTAATTCATGGGATTAGAAATGTATTTGTTTTGGGTGGAAGTTCGTTTTCTTCAGTACCACCGCCAAATCCAACACTTACGATATGCGCGCTGTCTCTGTGGTCAGCGGATAGGGGTCTATAGAAATGGCAACAATGCGCGTTTCTAGGAGATGTTTTTTGGGCCTACTAGCTTTCGCACCTATTGCAGCTTGGGGAGTGTCGAGCACAGCTTTTTTCTCCTACGAGCGGCTGGTGATTGAGGCGATTAGGAAGCGCTTATGGTATTTAAGTATCGACTCGGCAACTCTGTCTCGATTTGCCAGCGATTATACGAACGCGGTTCCAAAAAGCAGTTTATCTATTATGTTAAT containing:
- a CDS encoding GMC family oxidoreductase, producing MPTKRQESFDLVLAGTGFASSFFLLKYREKYPNARVLVLEQGNHDTHEWKVENRKLMDPSGVVSSIDFRTTFINETPPKDWIYTPGLGGSSNCWWACTPRFLPSDLKLKSTYGIGSDWPLTYDELEPYYGEAERIMLISGDSERSPFRRSTPYPQRAHRFNNVDKLILKEYPDNFYCMPSARPRAFSDKRAKCCASSVCNLCPIDAKFTVLNELAHLYFDSATKLELSSQAISLDIENNTAKQIRYLQAGREKTARAEIFALGCNPIFNSQILLASSINNPLIGRGISEQMTVSCDVLLDGVKNFDGSSALTGHGYMFYDGEHRRSRAACLLQTQNIPKIRLQRGKYTERATFKFLFEDLPQADNFVKLSDEVGKPSVHFANYSTYAIQSLAHIKSIFEKAFSSLPIESYNFSEPLPTDGHILGTAPMGENLETSVVDRQQLIHGIRNVFVLGGSSFSSVPPPNPTLTICALSLWSADRGL